The following proteins are co-located in the Pseudomonas synxantha genome:
- a CDS encoding phage portal protein — protein MASRWYNPLSWRMFGYTDPATGNYVEVDMVAGGKRTKSGVKITAQTAITIPIVWACVKILSESAAGLPLKLFEDTPAGRVLVDSKSRSARVLRKPNPYMTKLNFLKCAVVNMALRGNAYSIIERADNGDWIGFIPVSADNVQVDTSDDLIYWVTIGGKRFPVSPENMLHFKLFSMDGINGLSPVEYQAETMGLAKTAQNWSAMFMRKGGFTGGYVIYDQFLTKVQQAQIMEKFPDVRKGDINDIGSMGILQGGPKIVPAGLSQKDSQFIESQQFQEEAIAGCYGVPLYLANRAGKTSIMGSNLEQQTSGYVTFGLKPYLDAIEDEINDKLFRDKPQFVEFIVEGLLRADSAGRAAYYQAALGGSGGSGWLTINEVREKENESRMTGAEYDRVTRWEMQTNAKQD, from the coding sequence ATGGCATCTCGTTGGTACAACCCGCTGTCATGGCGCATGTTCGGCTACACCGATCCGGCCACCGGCAACTATGTTGAGGTTGACATGGTTGCCGGTGGGAAACGCACGAAATCAGGCGTGAAAATCACGGCGCAGACAGCCATAACAATCCCGATCGTATGGGCGTGCGTGAAGATCCTGAGCGAGTCTGCCGCCGGGCTGCCACTGAAGCTATTTGAGGACACCCCCGCGGGCCGTGTACTGGTCGACTCCAAATCAAGGTCGGCACGGGTGCTCAGAAAGCCCAATCCGTACATGACCAAACTCAACTTCCTGAAGTGCGCCGTGGTGAACATGGCGCTGCGGGGGAATGCATACAGCATTATTGAGCGCGCTGATAACGGTGACTGGATCGGCTTCATCCCGGTGAGCGCGGACAACGTTCAGGTCGACACCTCTGACGACTTGATCTACTGGGTCACGATAGGCGGCAAGCGTTTCCCTGTATCGCCGGAGAACATGCTGCACTTCAAGCTGTTCAGCATGGACGGCATCAACGGACTGTCCCCTGTTGAGTACCAGGCGGAAACAATGGGACTGGCCAAGACGGCGCAAAACTGGTCGGCGATGTTCATGCGCAAGGGCGGTTTTACCGGCGGCTACGTCATCTACGACCAGTTCCTGACGAAAGTACAGCAAGCACAGATCATGGAGAAGTTCCCTGACGTGCGGAAAGGCGACATCAACGACATCGGCTCGATGGGCATTTTGCAGGGCGGCCCGAAGATCGTGCCCGCCGGCCTGAGTCAGAAGGACAGCCAGTTCATTGAGTCCCAGCAGTTCCAGGAAGAGGCCATTGCCGGTTGCTATGGCGTGCCCCTGTACCTGGCCAACCGCGCTGGTAAGACCTCGATCATGGGCTCGAACCTGGAGCAGCAAACCAGCGGGTACGTGACCTTCGGCCTTAAGCCCTACCTCGACGCGATCGAGGATGAGATCAACGACAAGCTCTTCCGCGATAAACCCCAGTTTGTGGAGTTCATTGTGGAGGGTCTGCTGCGCGCTGATAGCGCTGGCCGGGCCGCTTACTACCAGGCCGCGCTTGGCGGATCTGGGGGATCTGGGTGGCTGACGATTAACGAAGTCCGCGAGAAGGAAAACGAATCCCGGATGACTGGCGCCGAATACGACCGGGTCACCCGGTGGGAGATGCAGACCAATGCTAAGCAAGATTGA
- a CDS encoding terminase large subunit has translation MEWSTACPDWERRLVARESIIPPPIFVEEAERALQIFKELRVPDLPGKPRMADCCDEWVFNFVRCIFGAYDAETGKQLIREFGLLISKKNTKSTIAAGIMLTALILCWREEEEHLILAPTREVADNAFKPAAAMVRADAELSAMFHIQDHIRTITDRTTRNSLKVVAADTDTVSGKKSGKVLVDELWVFGKRSNAESMFMEALGGQISREEGWVIFLTTQSDDPPAGVFKEKLSYWRNVRDGKILDRKTLGILYEFPLQMIEDKAYLRSENFYITNPNIGRSVSAEWLGDELKKKQGASDGTLQQFLAKHLNIEIGLNLRSDRWAGAEFWEVQAAPEGLTFEQLIDRSEVVDVGIDGGGLDDLLGFAVAGRDKLTRQWLLWTHAWAHPSVLERRKSEAPRFRDFSVEGDLTLVETIGEDVQEVAELVARVEAAGLLDKVGVDPSGIGAILDALAEAGIPEDKIIGISQGWKLNGAIKTTERKLAEGGLVHGGQPMMAWCCGNARVVPAGNAILITKQASGLAKIDPLMAAFNAISLLSLNPQAQSGLDNYLADGFFGLIGSNS, from the coding sequence TGTGATGAGTGGGTGTTCAATTTCGTTCGCTGTATCTTCGGGGCCTACGATGCTGAGACTGGCAAGCAGCTGATCCGAGAGTTCGGCCTACTGATCAGCAAGAAAAACACGAAGAGCACCATCGCAGCCGGCATCATGCTCACCGCACTGATCCTGTGCTGGCGAGAGGAAGAAGAGCATCTGATCCTGGCTCCAACCCGCGAGGTCGCTGACAACGCATTCAAGCCGGCGGCGGCCATGGTCAGGGCTGACGCAGAGCTGTCAGCAATGTTCCATATCCAGGATCACATCAGGACCATCACGGACCGCACCACGCGGAACTCGTTGAAGGTCGTTGCCGCTGATACCGATACCGTGTCAGGCAAGAAGTCGGGCAAAGTTTTGGTCGATGAGCTTTGGGTCTTCGGCAAGCGCTCCAATGCTGAATCCATGTTTATGGAAGCGCTCGGTGGTCAGATCTCTCGCGAAGAGGGGTGGGTCATCTTTCTGACAACCCAGAGCGATGACCCTCCCGCCGGCGTGTTCAAGGAGAAGCTGAGCTACTGGCGGAATGTGCGGGACGGCAAAATCCTCGATCGCAAAACACTGGGCATCTTGTACGAATTCCCCTTGCAGATGATTGAGGACAAGGCGTACCTCAGGTCAGAAAACTTCTACATCACCAACCCCAACATAGGCCGCTCGGTTAGCGCTGAGTGGTTGGGTGACGAGCTCAAAAAGAAACAGGGCGCCTCTGATGGCACCCTTCAACAGTTTCTGGCTAAGCATCTCAACATCGAGATAGGGCTGAACCTGCGCTCGGATCGTTGGGCTGGCGCAGAGTTCTGGGAGGTTCAGGCCGCTCCGGAGGGGCTGACGTTCGAGCAGTTGATTGACCGGTCTGAGGTCGTCGACGTTGGGATTGACGGAGGCGGCCTCGATGACTTGCTTGGTTTTGCTGTTGCTGGCCGCGACAAGCTCACCCGTCAGTGGCTGCTCTGGACGCACGCCTGGGCTCACCCATCCGTGCTGGAACGGCGCAAGAGCGAAGCTCCGCGCTTTCGCGACTTCTCCGTAGAAGGTGATTTGACTCTGGTTGAGACAATCGGCGAGGACGTGCAGGAGGTCGCTGAGTTGGTCGCTCGGGTCGAAGCTGCCGGCTTACTCGACAAGGTCGGGGTCGACCCGTCAGGCATCGGCGCCATTCTCGACGCGCTCGCCGAGGCCGGGATTCCGGAAGACAAAATTATCGGCATTAGCCAAGGCTGGAAGTTGAACGGCGCAATCAAGACCACTGAGCGAAAGCTCGCCGAGGGCGGCCTGGTCCATGGCGGCCAACCAATGATGGCCTGGTGCTGTGGCAATGCGCGGGTGGTACCAGCCGGTAACGCAATTTTGATCACCAAGCAGGCGTCGGGCCTGGCGAAGATCGACCCCTTGATGGCGGCCTTTAACGCTATCTCGCTGCTCTCGCTTAACCCCCAGGCCCAGAGCGGCCTCGACAATTACCTGGCTGATGGGTTCTTCGGACTTATCGGCTCGAACTCATAG